From the Candidatus Margulisiibacteriota bacterium genome, one window contains:
- a CDS encoding ribose-phosphate pyrophosphokinase has protein sequence MFKDSANMKVFCGTSHPKLGEEISRYLGMDLSSIKVSKFSCGEIFTTINETIRGRNVFLIQTCGINVNEDLMELFITIDSCKRASARKINVVLPHFGYARQDKKSGPREPISAKLMANLITEAGADRVITMDLHADQIQGYFDIPVDHLQALPLFVKYFGNKKKIDYDGMVVVAPDTGRAKAAKKFADKIGAQLAILHKTRPAHNKAEIVNVVGNVENKTVLLYDDMVDTAGSVTQGIAVLRKLGCNKDMYLVATHAVFSGPAIERLKEANFKEVVVTNTIPLPPEKHFPGLVVLSTAPLFAEAIQRNHTNTSISEIFAD, from the coding sequence ATGTTTAAAGATTCAGCAAATATGAAGGTTTTTTGTGGTACATCGCATCCAAAGTTAGGAGAAGAAATATCCAGGTATTTAGGGATGGATCTCTCAAGCATCAAGGTATCTAAGTTTAGTTGTGGTGAAATTTTTACTACTATTAACGAAACCATCAGAGGACGAAATGTTTTTTTAATCCAAACTTGTGGGATTAATGTTAATGAAGATTTAATGGAATTATTTATTACAATAGACTCTTGTAAAAGAGCTAGTGCAAGAAAAATTAATGTTGTTCTTCCTCATTTTGGATATGCAAGACAAGACAAAAAATCAGGACCAAGAGAGCCGATTAGTGCAAAACTGATGGCTAATCTTATCACTGAAGCTGGTGCGGATAGAGTGATTACAATGGATTTGCATGCTGATCAAATTCAAGGTTATTTTGATATTCCAGTAGACCATTTGCAAGCACTTCCACTTTTTGTGAAGTACTTTGGTAATAAGAAAAAGATAGATTATGATGGCATGGTAGTCGTTGCCCCAGACACAGGCAGAGCAAAAGCTGCAAAGAAATTTGCTGATAAAATAGGCGCGCAACTTGCTATTCTTCACAAAACAAGACCAGCTCATAACAAGGCAGAAATTGTGAATGTTGTGGGTAATGTCGAAAACAAAACAGTATTACTTTATGATGACATGGTTGATACAGCTGGTAGTGTTACTCAAGGTATCGCTGTTTTAAGAAAACTTGGTTGTAATAAAGACATGTATCTTGTAGCTACTCATGCTGTTTTTTCAGGCCCAGCTATAGAGAGGTTAAAAGAAGCAAATTTTAAAGAAGTTGTTGTAACCAACACAATACCATTACCACCAGAAAAACATTTTCCTGGGCTCGTGGTGTTATCTACAGCTCCTCTTTTTGCAGAAGCAATTCAAAGGAATCATA